The following are encoded together in the Lactuca sativa cultivar Salinas chromosome 1, Lsat_Salinas_v11, whole genome shotgun sequence genome:
- the LOC111887342 gene encoding uncharacterized protein LOC111887342, whose product MSLDDIVKSLATSTQSFQQETKASLKSLEQQVSQLAQSVSKMESQGKLPSQTEKNPKHNACAITLRGGKSYESPRMPEEEEDENEIEVEEAVKEEEKKSTPKSKKLTESEVKVTPAPFPSRLASTKREREDDEIMAMFRKVEINIPLLDANTQIPRYAKFLKELCRSKKKLKGNQIVKVGENISVVLQKRLPKKCKDPGVFTVPCQMGKLFVPRAMLDLGASINVLPYSSYKTMGIGPLSKTRVIFQLADQSLVHPKGVLEDVLVQVNEFVFPADFYVLDMGDENTPQSSSILLGRPFMSTAKTKINVANGTLSMEFDGEVINFNIFEAMRYPSDIHSLNFIDVIDSCTNDCFEMSSQDVLTTILSKHFDETGIKDLADKYTLEDELIEVIDSLEKAQPKRVEPPRMKLKSSNPKLLPSIVQPSTLELKALPDHLKYAYLGEEETLPVIISTKLAREEEKQLVGILKKYKETIGWTIADIKGLSSSLCMHKILMEEDFKPTREAQRRWNPPMMEVVKKEIMKLLDAGVIYPISDSKWVSPVQVVPKNAGVTVVKNSEGELVPTRVQNGWRVCIDYRKLNASTRKDHFPLSFIDHM is encoded by the coding sequence ATGTCCTTAGATGACATAGTGAAAAGCCTTGCCACAAGCACTCAAAGCTTTCAACAAGAAACCAAGGCAAGCTTAAAAAGCTTGGAGCAACAAGTATCACAACTTGCTCAATCCGTGAGTAAGATGGAGTCACAAGGCAAGCTACCCTCTCAAACGGAGAAGAACCCAAAACACAATGCGTGTGCAATTACTCTAAGAGGTGGGAAAAGCTATGAAAGTCCAAGGATgccggaagaagaagaagacgagaATGAGATTGAGGTGGAAGAGGCTGTcaaagaagaggaaaagaagAGTACTCCAAAGTCCAAGAAGCTAACAGAATCTGAAGTGAAAGTCACACCAGCTCCATTTCCTTCAAGGCTGGCAAGCACCAAAAGAGAAAGGGAAGATGACGAAATCATGGCCATGTTTCGAAAGGTTGAAATCAATATCCCTCTTTTAGATGCCAATACACAGATTCCTAGATATgctaagttccttaaggaactttgcagATCTAAGAAAAAGCTTAAAGGAAATCAAATTGTGAAGGTTGGTGAAAATATCTCAGTTGTGTTACAAAAGCGGCTACCAAAAAAATGCAAGGACCCAGGTGTTTTCACGGTTCCTTGCCAAATGGGTAAACTTTTTGTACCACGTGCCATGCTTGATCTTGGAGCATCAATTAATGTCTTACCCTATTCAAGTTATAAGACAATGGGAATTGGACCTTTATCAAAAACCAGAGTTATCTTTCAACTTGCTGACCAGTCTTTGGTACACCCGAAAGGTGTATTGGAGGACGTGTTAGTGCAAGTTAATGAGTTTGTTTTTCCCGCTGACTTTTATGTTTTAGACATGGGTGATGAAAACACCCCACAATCGAGCTCCATCCTTTTGGGGAGACCTTTTATGAGTAccgcaaaaacaaaaataaatgtaGCCAATGGTACTTTGTCAATGGAGTTCGATGGTGAGGTGATTAACTTTAATATCTTTGAAGCCATGCGTTATCCTAGCGATATTCATTCTTTAAACTTCatagatgttattgattcatGTACTAATGATTGCTTTGAGATGTCAAGCCAAGATGTTCTAACCACCATCTTGAGCAAACACTTTGATGAGACAGGGATTAAGGATTTGGCTGACAAGTACACATTGGAGGATGAATTGATTGAAGTGATCGATTCCTTGGAGAAAGCACAACCCAAGAGAGTTGAACCACCCCGCATGAAGCTAAAAAGTTCCAATCCGAAACTTCTCCCATCCATAGTACAACCATCGACTCTTGAGTTGAAGGCTCTCCCCGACCATCTCAAGTATGCCTATCTTGGAGAGGAAGAGACATTACCAGTGATAATTTCGACCAAGCTGGCACGAGAAGAAGAAAAACAGTTAGTTGGAATTTTGAAGAAATACAAAGAGACTATTGGTTGGACCATTGCGGATATAAAAGGGTTGAGCTCATCGTTATGCATGCACAAAATACTGATGGAAGAGGACTTCAAGCCAACCCGTGAAGCACAAAGGAGGTGGAATCCACCTATGATGGAGGTAGTTAAAAAGGAGATCATGAAGCTCTTGGATGCAGGTGTAATCTACCCCATTTCTGATAGTAAGTGGGTGAGTCCTGTGCAAGTAGTCCCGAAAAATGCCGGAGTCACCGTTGTCAAAAACTCCGAGGGGGAATTGGTACCCacccgtgtgcaaaacgggtggagagttTGTATCGATTATAGGAAGTTGAATGCTTCCACCCGCAAAGACCACTTCCCTTTGTCATTCATTGATCATATGTAA
- the LOC111887340 gene encoding ABC transporter A family member 7 produces MVASTNGSTSSGLWTQCNALFRKNLTFQKRNMRANLRLILFPVFLCLLLVLLQEKVNMELNKSSLKCGCICIDQDGDGECEKVCGIEYSDMEQVGTCSIPSPPEWPPLLQVPAPQYRAVRTDHLLSFGDLPNDSCISTGSCPITVLMTGNNQSFGESLARNMFSSSFNYNSSNGPADVVLGTTAHTKKSSFLELSFFSGLPVYYLQSQCRANSTFSISVPLASMTVEKEIGCIQCRHLWRNSSSDINNELYVGYKNGNSLKKINEILAGYDFLNSNISNYNVTILYNSTYKKDAGNGPIRLVRVPRSINLVSNAFLQLLVGPTTQMLFDFIKEMPKPETERKLDFSSLLGPLFFTWVILQLFPIVLTALVYEKQQNLRIMMKMHGLGDGPYWMISYTYFLAISLVYILCFVVFGSFVGLKFFTLNDYSIQFVFYFIYINLQISLAFLVAALFSNVKTVAVVGYITVFATGILGGFFFQFFLQDTSLPRVWIVVMELYPGFSLYGGLYEFSQYAFTGNYMGAHGMRWGDLSDNNNGMGHVLIIMTVEWVVVFFIAYYIDQVLTSGSGARKSPLFFLHNLKSNPSKSFRNPLSSFRLPSLQMKGSKVYIELEKPDIVQEKERVELSLLKQDKSHAIVCDNLKKVYPGRDGNPEKIAVRGLSLALSTGECFGMLGPNGAGKTSFVNMMIGLVKPSSGTGYVHGLDIRSDMDGIYANMGVCPQHDLLWETLTGREHLLFYGRLKNLKCTVLTQAVEESLRSVNLLNGGIADKQVRKYSGGMKRRLSVAISLIGDPKVVYMDEPSTGLDPASRKNLWNMVKRAKQNCAIILTTHSMEEAENLCDRLGIFVDGRLQCVGNPKELKGRYGGSYVFTMTTSSNHEADVENIVKGLSPYAKKIYNISGTQKFELPKEAIKIADVFRAVENAKSRFVVQAWGISDTTLEDVFIKVAREAQPFDVLS; encoded by the exons ATGGTGGCCTCAACAAATGGTTCTACTTCTTCTGGTTTATGGACCCAGTGCAACGCTTTGTTCAGAAAGAATTTGACCTTTCAG AAAAGGAATATGAGGGCAAATCTGAGGCTCATATTATTCCCAGTCTTCCTCTGTTTGTTACTTGTATTACTACAAGAAAAAGTCAACATGGAACTAAATAAATCCTCCTTAAAATGTGGCTGCATTTGTATTGATCAAGATGGGGATGGTGAATGCGAGAAAGTGTGTGGAATTGAGTACTCAGATATGGAGCAAGTGGGTACTTGTTCCATTCCAAGTCCACCTGAATGGCCTCCGTTATTACAAGTACCAGCTCCACAGTATCGAGCGGTGAGAACTGATCATTTGCTTTCATTTGGAGATTTGCCTAATGACTCCTGCATAAGTACAGGTTCATGTCCTATCACTGTACTTATGACTGGGAATAACCAATCTTTTGGAGAGA GTTTGGCTAGAAATATGTTCTCAAGTTCATTCAATTATAACTCATCCAATGGCCCGGCTGATGTTGTATTG GGGACAACTGCTCACACTAAGAAATCAAGCTTTCTTGAGTTATCTTTCTTCTCGGGTCTTCCGGTCTACTATCTTCAATCTCAATGCCGAGCCAACTCCACTTTTTCTATTTCGGTCCCACTAGCATCCATGACAGTGGAGAAAG AAATTGGATGCATTCAATGTCGACATTTATGGCGCAACAGCTCTTCTGATATTAACAATGAGCTATATGTGGGATACAAGAATGGAAACTCTCTGAAGAAAATAAATGAAATATTAGCAG GCTATGATTTCTTGAATTCAAATATCAGTAATTATAATGTGACGATATTGTACAACTCTACGTACAAGAAAGATGCAGGAAATGGTCCTATTAGACTGGTCCGGGTTCCTCGGTCAATAAATTTG GTCTCAAATGCTTTTCTACAACTTTTAGTTGGGCCAACCACACAAATGTTGTTTGATTTCATAAAAGAGATGCCCAAACCTGAAACTGAACGCAAGTTGGACTTCTCTTCTCTCCTTGGGCCATTATTCTTTACATGGGTCATTTTGCAACTATTCCCT ATTGTACTAACAGCTCTGGTGTATGAGAAGCAACAAAACTTAAGGATCATGATGAAAATGCATGGGCTTGGAGATGGCCCATATTGGATGATTTCTTATACATACTTCCTTGCCATATCTCTGGTTTACATTTTATGTTTTGTGGTCTTTGGCTCATTTGTAG GGTTAAAGTTTTTCACATTGAATGACTACAGCATCCAGTTTGTGTTCTATTTCATCTACATAAACTTACAAATTTCTCTGGCGTTTCTAGTAGCTGCTCTTTTCTCTAATGTGAAGACTGTTGCAG TTGTAGGGTACATTACTGTCTTTGCAACTGGTATCTTAGGAGGATTCTTCTTCCAGTTCTTCCTTCAAGATACATCACTCCCAA GAGTTTGGATTGTGGTGATGGAGTTATATCCAGGGTTTTCTCTATATGGTGGATTATACGAGTTTTCACAATACGCATTTACTGGAAACTATATGGGGGCTCATGGAATGCGTTGGGGAGATTTAAGTGACAACAATAATGGGATGGGTCATGTCCTAATAATTATGACAGTGGAATGGGTGGTGGTTTTCTTTATTGCCTACTATATTGACCAGGTTTTAACATCGGGAAGTGGTGCCCGAAAAAGTCCACTTTTTTTCTTGCATAACCTCAAAAGTAATCCCTCAAAATCATTCAGAAATCCCTTGTCATCATTTAGGCTACCAAGTTTACAAATGAAGGGCTCAAAAGTATATATAGAGCTGGAGAAACCTGATATTGTCCAAGAG AAAGAAAGGGTCGAGTTGTCACTACTTAAACAAGACAAAAGCCATGCTATTGTATGTGATAACCTCAAAAAGGTGTATCCTGGAAGGGATGGAAACCCTGAGAAGATTGCAGTTAGAGGGTTGTCACTTGCATTATCTACAGGAGAGTGCTTTGGTATGCTTGGTCCAAATGGTGCTGGCAAAACTTCCTTCGTAAATATG ATGATTGGACTTGTTAAGCCAAGCTCTGGCACAGGATATGTTCATGGTCTTGATATAAGAAGTGACATGGATGGGATTTATGCCAACATGGGTGTATGCCCTCAGCATGA CCTGTTGTGGGAAACCCTAACAGGGAGGGAGCATCTTCTTTTTTATGGAAGGCTTAAGAACCTTAAATGTACCGTCTTGACACAA GCGGTTGAAGAATCTCTTAGAAGCGTGAATTTATTGAATGGTGGGATTGCAGACAAGCAAGTCAGGAAGTACAGTGGAGGCATGAAGAGGAGGCTCAGTGTTGCCATTTCATTGATTGGAGATCCAAAGGTGGTGTACATGGATGAGCCCAGTACTGGGCTCGACCCAGCTTCAAGAAAAAATCTATGGAATATGGTGAAACGGGCTAAACAAAATTGCGCAATTATTCTCACCA CGCATTCTATGGAGGAAGCAGAGAATCTATGTGACCGCTTAGGGATTTTTGTAGATGGCAGGTTGCAGTGTGTCGGAAACCCTAAAGAG TTAAAGGGTAGGTATGGAGGTTCATACGTGTTCACAATGACAACATCTTCAAATCATGAGGCCGATGTAGAAAACATAGTAAAGGGTCTCTCGCCCTACGCTAAAAAGATATATAACATATCAGGGACACAGAAGTTTGAGTTGCCAAAAGAAGCCATCAAAATAGCAGATGTTTTCCGTGCTGTCGAAAATGCTAAAAGCAGGTTTGTCGTTCAAGCATGGGGAATTTCAGACACTACTCTAGAGGATGTGTTCATCAAAGTGGCTCGAGAGGCTCAACCATTCGATGTTCTCTCATGA